A single genomic interval of Candidatus Sulfotelmatobacter sp. harbors:
- a CDS encoding CPBP family intramembrane glutamic endopeptidase gives MSNVTPVVVAVLVAELVPAATFGFGTERTARAIARLPLAMRLALPSLLVAPYVILAATHHMFLWPWFALYAALPVVMAWLLARASEADPEQRGNWRDAVILLTLGLAVDLRWFDVAWPAGLRGLGNLLLVDAGLYGFLGIRRLTGTGFDFHLRWSDWKTGLRELVFFAPAVLALGLALGFIHPHVNLPAAGKAILTWAGIFVFVAVPEELFFRAWVQNLLERRVGRRAALVIASVLFGLSHFNKRSATFNWRYVLLATVAGIFYGRAWREQRRLAASTITHSCVDWLWSWWF, from the coding sequence ATGTCGAATGTAACGCCGGTTGTGGTTGCAGTCCTGGTCGCCGAACTTGTGCCCGCGGCCACCTTCGGATTCGGCACCGAGCGCACAGCACGCGCTATTGCGCGTCTGCCACTGGCAATGCGTCTGGCGCTGCCGTCACTGTTGGTGGCGCCGTACGTCATCCTTGCCGCCACGCATCACATGTTTCTCTGGCCGTGGTTTGCCCTGTATGCCGCACTGCCGGTCGTAATGGCATGGCTGTTGGCCCGGGCTAGTGAGGCCGATCCGGAACAACGCGGCAACTGGCGCGACGCGGTGATTCTTCTCACGCTTGGCCTGGCGGTAGATTTACGCTGGTTCGATGTTGCCTGGCCCGCGGGCCTGCGCGGGTTAGGGAATCTGCTGCTCGTCGATGCCGGGCTCTACGGTTTTCTCGGGATCCGCCGCTTGACTGGGACCGGATTTGATTTTCATCTGCGCTGGAGCGACTGGAAAACAGGCCTGCGCGAACTTGTGTTCTTCGCGCCCGCCGTGCTTGCGCTGGGATTGGCGCTCGGCTTCATCCATCCTCATGTCAATCTGCCCGCGGCGGGGAAGGCAATTCTAACGTGGGCGGGAATCTTTGTATTCGTTGCCGTCCCGGAAGAACTATTCTTTCGCGCCTGGGTGCAAAATCTGTTGGAGCGGCGCGTGGGCCGCCGAGCCGCGCTGGTAATCGCTTCAGTCCTGTTCGGCTTGTCTCATTTCAACAAACGGTCGGCAACTTTCAACTGGAGATATGTATTGCTGGCGACGGTGGCAGGGATTTTCTATGGCCGGGCCTGGCGCGAGCAGCGCCGCCTGGCGGCCTCGACCATTACTCACAGTTGCGTGGATTGGTTGTGGTCGTGGTGGTTCTAG
- a CDS encoding alpha/beta hydrolase yields MAAVAVALPQEHGAATQTAPTSTFTSPSATGTTVEENVPYATVNGTELRLDVYQPADRGPQTRPAVLLIHGGGWSSFDKSTMRGMGQFLARSGFVAFSVDYRLLKGKDNRWPAQLDDVQRAVRWVRANAAKYGVNPARIGAFGHSAGAQLAALLGMEDTRDNSDPALAKYSSKVQAVVDVSGPTDFTTHSDPDDVAFLTNFLGADFSKHPEVWREASPVFHVSKDNAPFLIVHGTKDQSVPIAQAQELFEKLQSAGVPASFIKVDDVHTFQTPEARRQLAMESLAFFNRYLASAN; encoded by the coding sequence GTGGCAGCAGTCGCCGTTGCGCTTCCCCAAGAGCACGGCGCCGCGACGCAAACCGCGCCTACGTCTACTTTTACTTCGCCGTCAGCCACTGGAACGACTGTCGAGGAAAATGTTCCGTACGCGACCGTGAACGGAACAGAACTTCGTCTCGACGTCTACCAACCCGCCGACCGCGGGCCTCAGACTCGTCCCGCGGTGCTACTCATCCACGGCGGCGGATGGAGCAGCTTCGATAAGAGCACCATGCGCGGCATGGGGCAGTTTCTGGCGCGCTCCGGCTTCGTGGCGTTCTCGGTGGACTATCGCCTCCTGAAAGGCAAGGACAACCGTTGGCCCGCGCAACTCGACGATGTGCAACGCGCGGTGCGCTGGGTGCGGGCGAATGCCGCCAAGTATGGCGTGAACCCCGCGCGCATCGGCGCTTTCGGCCACTCCGCCGGCGCGCAACTCGCCGCCCTGCTCGGCATGGAAGATACGCGCGACAATTCCGATCCCGCCCTCGCGAAGTATTCCAGCAAAGTGCAGGCGGTTGTTGACGTCAGCGGGCCGACGGACTTCACTACGCACAGCGATCCGGATGACGTCGCATTTCTGACGAATTTTCTGGGGGCGGACTTCTCCAAACATCCTGAGGTGTGGCGCGAAGCCTCGCCGGTGTTTCATGTTTCAAAAGACAATGCTCCGTTCTTGATCGTGCACGGCACTAAGGACCAAAGCGTGCCCATCGCGCAGGCCCAGGAACTATTCGAGAAGTTGCAATCGGCGGGAGTGCCCGCATCTTTCATCAAAGTCGACGATGTCCATACCTTCCAGACTCCCGAAGCCCGTCGTCAACTGGCGATGGAGTCGCTGGCATTCTTCAATCGCTATCTTGCCTCGGCAAATTAG
- a CDS encoding YIP1 family protein, whose protein sequence is MAAAPVLPTSSTPEPAPAPLSEGARIVNTFIAPSKTFADLRRNASWWGPWLLISIFSIVFIYAIGKQVGFEQVAKNQVARSSRADQFDKLPPDQQAKQIQLSSKIIGIFAYGSPLMILFYVLIETAVLWGTFKVAAGAETSFKQAYAIMFYAGLPGIIGAILGTISLFAGVNPEGFDINNPVGTNLAYYLDPETTGKFVRAMASSLDVLSIWSIILIGIGFSCTSKVKRTNAIVIVAVWFLIFKLVTSGLAAM, encoded by the coding sequence ATGGCCGCTGCTCCGGTCCTGCCCACATCGTCTACGCCCGAACCTGCACCAGCGCCGCTTTCCGAAGGCGCGCGCATCGTCAATACATTCATCGCCCCCTCGAAGACTTTCGCCGATTTGCGTCGCAACGCGAGCTGGTGGGGACCGTGGCTTCTGATTTCTATCTTCTCGATTGTGTTCATCTACGCGATTGGGAAGCAAGTGGGCTTCGAGCAGGTCGCCAAGAATCAGGTCGCGCGCTCTTCGCGTGCCGATCAATTCGACAAGCTGCCGCCTGACCAGCAGGCTAAGCAGATTCAGCTTTCCAGCAAGATCATCGGCATCTTTGCTTACGGCAGCCCGCTGATGATTCTGTTCTATGTGCTGATTGAGACGGCGGTGTTATGGGGCACTTTCAAAGTGGCCGCCGGGGCAGAGACCTCATTTAAGCAAGCCTATGCCATCATGTTTTATGCGGGACTTCCGGGCATAATTGGCGCGATTCTGGGTACGATTTCCCTGTTCGCGGGGGTGAATCCCGAAGGCTTCGACATTAATAATCCGGTGGGCACGAACCTGGCGTATTATCTCGATCCGGAAACGACGGGCAAGTTCGTGCGTGCAATGGCATCATCGCTCGACGTGCTGAGCATCTGGTCGATTATTCTCATCGGAATCGGCTTCAGCTGCACCAGCAAGGTGAAACGAACGAATGCCATCGTCATCGTCGCCGTCTGGTTTCTGATCTTTAAACTGGTGACCTCGGGACTCGCAGCGATGTAG
- a CDS encoding aldo/keto reductase, with the protein MLPAPDFLYGTAWKEDRTAALTELALRTGFRGIDTANQRRHYFEAGVGEGLAAAYRAGVVTRADLFLQTKFTYQRGQDHRLPYDPAARLAVQVAQSLTSSLEHLGTDHVDSFVLHGPSSGYEWAEADSQVWEAMHKERDAGRTRLLGISNVSLQQMKELAATGAELPAYVQNRCFARLGWDREIRVFCRQHQIAYQGFSLLTANPEVVQHPPLMALAAQLNATSAQLIFSFARAVGMLPLTGTSDAQHMKEDLASLNVTLPAEVISAIEAMAG; encoded by the coding sequence ATGCTCCCCGCTCCCGATTTTCTGTACGGTACCGCCTGGAAAGAAGACCGCACCGCCGCACTCACCGAACTCGCCCTGCGCACGGGTTTTCGCGGCATCGACACGGCGAACCAGCGCCGGCACTATTTCGAAGCCGGAGTCGGCGAGGGACTTGCCGCAGCCTATCGCGCCGGCGTGGTGACGCGCGCCGATCTTTTTCTGCAGACGAAATTCACCTACCAGCGCGGACAGGACCATCGCCTGCCCTACGATCCTGCCGCGCGCCTCGCGGTTCAGGTCGCTCAGTCTTTGACGAGTTCGCTGGAACATCTTGGCACCGACCACGTCGACAGCTTCGTGCTGCATGGACCGTCATCCGGTTATGAATGGGCCGAAGCCGACAGCCAAGTGTGGGAGGCGATGCACAAAGAGCGCGATGCCGGCCGCACGCGCCTGCTCGGTATCAGCAATGTGTCACTGCAACAAATGAAAGAACTGGCGGCCACCGGTGCGGAACTCCCGGCCTACGTGCAGAACCGCTGCTTTGCTCGCCTGGGGTGGGATCGCGAAATTCGAGTATTCTGCCGCCAGCACCAGATCGCGTATCAGGGTTTCTCGCTACTTACCGCGAATCCTGAGGTGGTGCAGCATCCGCCGCTCATGGCACTCGCGGCGCAGTTGAACGCGACTTCTGCGCAACTGATATTCAGTTTCGCCCGCGCAGTCGGAATGCTGCCACTAACTGGCACATCCGACGCTCAGCACATGAAAGAAGATCTGGCCAGCCTCAATGTTACGCTCCCGGCAGAAGTCATCAGCGCGATCGAAGCGATGGCGGGATGA
- a CDS encoding DinB family protein → MKRILAISCLFVFATLSSAYAQSAAPAAKTPAPAAGPTKDPVTASLRMLIQRSQNNTVGAIEAMPADKFSYKPTPDQITFAHLAAHIAEANNFLCAKAADVPAPKVDEAKDTDSKDVLLAAVKASYSFCSDALSKMDDSKLGDSVELFGGRQFPRAMAALGLASGWADHYAAAAMYLRLNNILPPSAQPKK, encoded by the coding sequence ATGAAACGCATTCTTGCGATCAGCTGTCTTTTCGTTTTCGCGACCCTAAGTTCCGCCTACGCTCAATCCGCGGCTCCCGCCGCAAAAACTCCAGCACCCGCCGCGGGCCCAACCAAAGACCCCGTGACCGCGTCGTTGCGCATGCTGATCCAGCGTTCGCAAAACAATACTGTCGGAGCCATTGAGGCGATGCCCGCCGACAAGTTTTCTTACAAGCCTACTCCGGATCAAATTACTTTCGCGCATCTGGCCGCGCACATCGCCGAGGCCAACAATTTTCTTTGCGCCAAGGCCGCCGACGTTCCCGCGCCCAAAGTGGACGAAGCCAAAGATACCGATTCCAAAGACGTGTTGCTGGCGGCGGTGAAAGCCTCCTACAGCTTTTGCAGCGATGCTCTGAGCAAAATGGACGACTCGAAGCTGGGCGACTCGGTTGAACTCTTCGGTGGCCGCCAGTTCCCGCGCGCCATGGCGGCGCTCGGCCTCGCCAGCGGCTGGGCGGATCATTACGCTGCGGCTGCAATGTATTTGCGGCTGAACAATATTTTGCCGCCTTCGGCGCAACCGAAGAAGTAG
- a CDS encoding radical SAM protein: MAIRALASTDHPLLAHIIPMRRCNLACTYCNEFDDFSKPVPLEEMYRRIDKLGSLGTAVVTISGGEPLMHPELDDVIRRIRANGMIAGLITNGYLLVAERIRRLNRAGLEWLQISIDNVNPDEVSKKSLKVLDKKLQLLAEHADFHVNINSVVGGGICYPQDALTIGKRAIELGFTSTIGIIHDGGGQLQPLNDEERRIYHEMQAMEKSSFTRVNAFQDNIAKGLPNDWRCRAGGRYLYICENGLVHYCSQQRGYPGVPLETYRREDLRREYLTEKSCAPHCTVSCVHQVSIFDSWRAPQHPAETTPAVAMNDELVQIK; the protein is encoded by the coding sequence ATGGCCATTCGCGCGCTGGCCTCGACCGACCATCCTTTGCTGGCGCACATTATTCCCATGCGCCGGTGCAATCTGGCCTGCACATATTGCAACGAGTTCGACGATTTTTCGAAGCCGGTGCCGCTCGAGGAAATGTATCGCCGCATCGACAAGCTGGGTTCGTTGGGCACCGCGGTCGTGACAATTTCGGGCGGCGAGCCGCTCATGCATCCCGAGCTCGACGATGTGATTCGCCGCATTCGCGCCAATGGGATGATCGCGGGACTCATCACTAACGGCTATCTGCTGGTGGCCGAGCGCATTCGGCGCTTGAACCGTGCCGGCCTCGAATGGCTCCAAATTTCCATCGACAACGTGAACCCGGACGAAGTATCGAAGAAGAGCCTGAAGGTTCTCGACAAGAAATTGCAGTTGCTCGCCGAGCACGCCGACTTTCACGTGAATATTAATTCCGTGGTGGGCGGCGGAATTTGCTATCCGCAGGACGCGCTCACCATCGGCAAGCGTGCGATTGAACTCGGCTTCACGTCGACGATCGGCATCATCCACGACGGCGGCGGACAACTACAGCCGCTGAATGACGAAGAGCGCCGCATTTATCACGAGATGCAGGCGATGGAAAAGAGCAGCTTCACGCGCGTGAATGCCTTTCAAGACAATATCGCCAAGGGCCTGCCTAATGATTGGCGATGCCGCGCCGGCGGCCGCTATCTCTACATCTGCGAGAATGGCTTGGTGCACTACTGCTCGCAGCAGCGTGGATATCCGGGCGTTCCACTCGAAACCTACAGGCGCGAGGACCTGCGCCGCGAATACCTCACGGAGAAATCCTGCGCGCCGCACTGCACGGTTTCGTGCGTGCATCAGGTTTCTATCTTCGATTCCTGGCGCGCTCCGCAGCATCCCGCGGAGACGACCCCCGCGGTTGCGATGAACGATGAACTCGTGCAAATCAAATAG
- a CDS encoding ACT domain-containing protein — MGQRREFKFRQLPGTYAVVRLGPDAPVPAWATSGEFTSITRSADELSIVCPADSVPSHVHFPHRWVCLKLKGPFPFSLTGVLLSFIEPLSYNAVPIFAISTYDTDYVLVEEKWAERAIDLLQHAGHELLPEASEAGFRPVARNLDA; from the coding sequence ATGGGACAACGCCGGGAATTCAAATTCCGCCAGTTGCCCGGTACCTATGCCGTCGTGCGTTTAGGCCCGGATGCGCCCGTCCCGGCCTGGGCCACGAGCGGCGAATTCACTTCGATCACCCGGTCCGCCGACGAACTCTCCATCGTCTGCCCGGCGGACAGCGTTCCCAGCCACGTGCACTTTCCGCACCGTTGGGTGTGCCTGAAACTCAAAGGCCCCTTTCCCTTCTCGCTGACCGGGGTGCTGCTGTCGTTCATCGAACCGCTCTCATACAACGCGGTTCCGATCTTTGCGATCTCCACCTATGACACAGATTACGTGCTGGTCGAGGAAAAATGGGCGGAGCGTGCAATCGACTTGCTGCAGCATGCTGGCCACGAACTCCTCCCTGAAGCCTCGGAAGCAGGTTTCCGCCCCGTTGCCAGGAATCTCGACGCCTGA
- a CDS encoding amino acid racemase: MLHIGIVASSAEGAALCYRTICVEGAELLGAYNHPEVSLHGHPFILYKNYIDANDWVGVAELMLSSAEKLARAGADFLIAPVNTVHQAFDLVEHRSPRPWLHIAIEVANEARRHGYKRIGVLGTRSLMDGPVYRETLKAAGIEHRVPPAEQRERIHRLIFDELVQGVFRPGTQTYFTEVIRSLKDGGCDAVALACTEIPLLMTPELSPLPMLDSTRILAGAALRKAIEG, translated from the coding sequence ATGTTACACATTGGCATCGTCGCGTCGAGCGCGGAAGGCGCCGCGCTCTGCTATCGCACCATCTGCGTCGAGGGCGCGGAGTTGCTCGGCGCTTACAATCATCCCGAAGTGTCGCTCCACGGCCATCCCTTCATTCTCTACAAGAATTACATCGACGCCAATGATTGGGTCGGTGTCGCGGAACTCATGCTCTCCTCTGCGGAAAAGCTGGCGCGCGCCGGCGCCGACTTCCTGATTGCACCCGTCAACACCGTGCATCAGGCTTTCGATTTGGTCGAGCACCGGTCGCCGCGTCCCTGGCTGCACATTGCGATCGAGGTCGCTAACGAAGCCCGGCGGCACGGCTACAAACGCATCGGCGTTTTGGGCACGCGCTCGTTGATGGATGGCCCCGTCTACCGCGAAACGCTGAAGGCCGCGGGCATCGAGCACCGCGTGCCGCCGGCGGAGCAGCGCGAGCGCATTCACCGCCTCATCTTCGACGAACTGGTGCAGGGAGTGTTCCGGCCTGGCACGCAAACATATTTCACCGAAGTAATTCGCAGCCTGAAAGATGGTGGCTGCGACGCGGTGGCATTGGCGTGCACCGAAATACCGTTGCTGATGACACCGGAGTTATCGCCTTTGCCGATGTTAGACTCGACGCGCATCCTTGCCGGAGCGGCGCTTCGCAAGGCGATCGAAGGATAA
- the def gene encoding peptide deformylase, translating into MPIRPILQLGDPILRKKAVAVEDPAMPEIQTLIQDMTDTLAHWRAATGYGRGIAAPQVGVLQRVIFLKLPENKPWPLINPEIIKHSEEKVIVWDACLSFLSIFMQVERHRQITVRYQDLRGATLIFQAGEDRNLSELLQHEIDHLNGILAIDRVVDLKTICTREEFEMRYRDASPYAAAPATNKA; encoded by the coding sequence ATGCCCATCCGCCCCATCCTGCAACTCGGCGACCCGATCCTCCGGAAAAAGGCGGTCGCAGTGGAAGATCCCGCGATGCCTGAGATTCAAACTTTGATCCAGGATATGACCGACACACTAGCGCATTGGCGGGCCGCCACGGGCTACGGACGCGGCATTGCAGCGCCACAGGTCGGAGTGTTGCAACGTGTAATTTTCCTCAAACTTCCTGAGAACAAACCCTGGCCGCTGATCAATCCCGAGATCATCAAGCACAGCGAAGAGAAAGTTATCGTCTGGGATGCCTGTCTGAGTTTTCTTTCGATCTTCATGCAGGTCGAACGCCACCGGCAGATCACGGTCCGCTATCAGGATCTCCGGGGCGCGACTCTTATATTCCAAGCCGGCGAGGATCGCAATCTCTCCGAACTTCTCCAGCATGAAATCGATCACCTCAACGGCATCCTCGCGATCGATCGAGTCGTGGATTTGAAGACCATCTGTACGCGAGAAGAATTTGAAATGCGCTATCGCGACGCGAGCCCGTATGCGGCCGCTCCGGCTACAAACAAAGCCTGA
- the add gene encoding adenosine deaminase yields MPSDRPPNSFIRQLPKAELHLHLEGAVDPATLFELRKLHGEHSTLAEVESLYGYTDFQSFLMAFKAVSAHLRGPDDYELIAYRLMQRLKEDNVLHAEVYVAVGVCLFRKQDFPAIFEGLERGRARGARDFGVSLLWIFDATRHFGIEEAQKVFELAARFRDRHVVGVGIGGDEQKAPPELFRGVYSYAADEGLRLTAHAGETGPAESIWGALNLRAERIGHGFTAAQDPDLVEELAQRQIPVELCITSNLRTGVCKTIAEHPVKNYFDQGVMITLNTDDPALFGTTLSREYQLAQDTFGFTDEHLRELARNSFEASFLPAEKKLELLSLFDAAAAR; encoded by the coding sequence ATGCCGTCGGACCGCCCGCCCAATTCCTTTATTCGTCAATTGCCCAAGGCGGAACTGCACCTGCACCTTGAGGGCGCGGTCGATCCAGCCACGCTTTTCGAACTGCGGAAATTGCATGGCGAACACTCCACGCTGGCCGAGGTCGAGTCGCTTTACGGCTACACCGACTTCCAGAGTTTCTTGATGGCTTTCAAGGCGGTCAGCGCGCACCTGCGCGGACCGGACGACTATGAACTCATCGCGTACCGCTTGATGCAGCGACTGAAGGAAGACAACGTGCTGCACGCGGAAGTCTATGTCGCGGTCGGCGTATGCCTATTCCGCAAGCAGGATTTCCCCGCGATCTTCGAAGGTCTGGAACGCGGACGCGCCCGCGGGGCACGCGATTTCGGTGTGTCTCTGTTGTGGATCTTCGACGCCACACGCCACTTCGGAATCGAGGAAGCGCAAAAAGTCTTCGAACTGGCGGCCCGATTCCGCGACCGCCACGTCGTCGGGGTCGGTATTGGCGGCGACGAACAAAAAGCTCCGCCGGAACTTTTTCGGGGAGTTTATTCTTACGCGGCCGATGAGGGCTTGCGCCTGACCGCGCACGCCGGCGAGACCGGTCCCGCCGAATCGATTTGGGGAGCGCTCAACTTGCGCGCCGAGCGGATTGGGCACGGCTTCACCGCCGCCCAGGATCCGGATCTGGTCGAAGAACTGGCTCAGCGCCAGATTCCGGTCGAACTCTGCATTACCAGCAACCTGCGCACTGGAGTCTGTAAAACGATCGCCGAGCATCCCGTGAAAAACTATTTCGATCAGGGCGTGATGATCACGCTGAATACCGACGACCCGGCGCTGTTCGGCACCACGCTGTCGCGCGAATATCAGCTTGCCCAGGATACTTTCGGATTTACCGATGAGCACCTGCGCGAACTGGCCCGCAATTCTTTCGAGGCGTCGTTCCTGCCCGCGGAGAAGAAACTGGAACTGCTCAGTCTGTTTGATGCCGCGGCGGCCCGCTAG
- a CDS encoding carboxylesterase/lipase family protein has product MKAKSVQSRKLPRSLVACATLAVPLALFGAASGPQVQTGSGIVEGKNDGTVRVFLGIPYAAPPVGDLRWKPPAPAAKWNGVRKATGFGSHCMQGRVYGDMNFRDAGGGEDCLTLNVWVPAKAATSNAKLPVMVWIYGGGFAAGTTSEARQDGAHLAQQGVIVVSMNYRLGIFGFLVHPELAKESGRNAAGNYGLLDQTAALHWVHDNIAAFGGDPGNVTIFGESAGSFSVSAQIASPLAKGLFQKAIGESGAAFFSGGLSFDPRLVREVHDPKKLRDKLGVATLAELRAIPAQKLLEAFSPPQSDGFDFGPDVDGYFLPESVPSIFAAGKQNDVPLLAGWNHDEGSYEIAFNPQKPTADTLKATAQKEFGDKAPEFLRLYPSTTPEQTLRSALDFAGDKFIAFSTWEWLEMQSKTGKQPIYRFRFDLGPPSDPKGPQLGAYHSAEIEYVFGQLDSKAGVAWRPEDRQLSEMMQKYWANFARSGDPNGPGLPKWPVYSASDGWPMMFLDAQSAARKDDLRDRYLFLAGAWAK; this is encoded by the coding sequence ATGAAGGCGAAGAGCGTCCAGAGCAGGAAACTCCCCAGATCGTTGGTTGCGTGCGCAACGCTGGCTGTGCCGCTGGCCTTGTTCGGCGCGGCTTCCGGACCTCAGGTGCAAACCGGCTCGGGCATCGTCGAGGGCAAAAACGATGGAACGGTGCGCGTGTTTCTAGGAATCCCGTACGCCGCGCCGCCAGTTGGCGATCTGCGCTGGAAGCCGCCTGCACCCGCGGCGAAGTGGAACGGCGTGCGCAAGGCCACTGGGTTCGGTTCGCACTGCATGCAGGGGCGTGTGTATGGCGACATGAACTTTCGCGACGCCGGCGGCGGCGAAGATTGTTTGACGTTGAATGTCTGGGTTCCGGCAAAAGCGGCGACCTCCAACGCGAAGCTGCCGGTCATGGTGTGGATTTATGGCGGAGGATTCGCCGCCGGAACCACTTCCGAGGCGCGTCAGGATGGCGCGCATCTGGCGCAGCAGGGAGTGATCGTAGTTTCCATGAACTATCGTCTCGGCATTTTCGGATTTCTCGTCCATCCCGAACTGGCGAAAGAGTCTGGGCGAAATGCCGCCGGAAATTACGGCTTGCTCGACCAGACCGCCGCGCTGCACTGGGTGCATGACAACATTGCGGCATTCGGCGGAGATCCCGGCAACGTTACTATTTTCGGCGAAAGCGCCGGATCGTTCTCGGTGAGCGCGCAGATAGCTTCGCCATTGGCGAAGGGACTGTTTCAGAAAGCGATCGGCGAAAGCGGTGCAGCATTCTTCAGTGGAGGTTTGTCGTTCGACCCTCGATTGGTACGCGAGGTCCACGATCCGAAAAAGCTGCGCGACAAGTTGGGGGTGGCCACGCTGGCCGAGCTGCGCGCCATCCCGGCGCAGAAATTGCTCGAGGCCTTCTCGCCGCCGCAGTCGGACGGTTTCGATTTCGGTCCCGACGTAGACGGATATTTTCTGCCAGAGTCGGTTCCGTCCATTTTTGCAGCAGGGAAACAGAATGACGTGCCGCTTCTGGCGGGCTGGAACCATGACGAAGGCAGCTACGAGATCGCTTTCAATCCGCAAAAGCCGACCGCTGACACTCTGAAAGCCACCGCACAAAAAGAATTCGGCGACAAGGCTCCGGAGTTTCTGCGGCTTTATCCCTCCACTACGCCCGAGCAGACTCTGCGCTCCGCGCTGGATTTCGCGGGTGACAAGTTCATCGCGTTTTCGACGTGGGAGTGGCTGGAGATGCAATCCAAAACTGGCAAGCAGCCGATCTATCGGTTTCGCTTCGACCTCGGTCCGCCCTCCGATCCCAAGGGCCCGCAGTTGGGCGCATACCACTCGGCCGAGATTGAGTATGTGTTTGGACAACTCGATTCTAAAGCTGGGGTCGCGTGGCGTCCCGAAGACCGTCAGCTCAGCGAAATGATGCAAAAGTATTGGGCGAACTTCGCCCGCAGCGGCGACCCGAATGGCCCGGGATTGCCGAAGTGGCCGGTGTATTCGGCGAGCGATGGCTGGCCGATGATGTTTCTGGATGCGCAATCCGCAGCGCGCAAGGATGATTTGCGGGATCGATATTTATTTCTAGCAGGCGCGTGGGCGAAATAA